The Geminocystis sp. M7585_C2015_104 genome includes a region encoding these proteins:
- a CDS encoding FHA domain-containing protein, producing the protein MSVITLTLLHPLKSVAVQKWQFDPNTVIRVGRASDNDVILY; encoded by the coding sequence ATGTCAGTGATAACCCTAACTCTGTTGCATCCCCTAAAATCGGTGGCAGTCCAGAAGTGGCAGTTTGATCCTAACACGGTGATCAGGGTGGGGCGTGCTAGCGACAACGATGTAATACTGTAT
- the psaK gene encoding photosystem I reaction center subunit PsaK — translation MLLAYLLTKVPQTVSWNTNVAIVMVAANMMAIFIGRFAIKNPGSGPDLPIEKPALWKNYGFPELLATMSFGHILGVGLVLGMANAGLL, via the coding sequence ATGCTTTTAGCATATCTACTTACAAAAGTGCCGCAAACAGTAAGCTGGAATACAAATGTAGCGATTGTGATGGTGGCGGCGAACATGATGGCGATTTTTATAGGGCGTTTTGCTATAAAGAATCCAGGCAGTGGGCCGGACTTGCCTATAGAAAAGCCGGCTTTATGGAAGAATTACGGCTTTCCAGAGTTGTTGGCCACCATGAGTTTCGGTCATATTCTGGGGGTGGGCCTGGTGCTAGGGATGGCCAATGCAGGGCTGTTGTAG
- a CDS encoding phosphoribosylanthranilate isomerase: MRLKICGITELAQAIAIAELGVDTLGFICVADSPRYLEATRIQQITSKLPKQVSKIGVFVNQTVETIVTVLETAGLTGIQLHGDETPSQCAQLREILPRVEIIKAFRYRDKKSLATLEEYLPYIDTILVDTYQKNVYGGTGKTLDWQQLRDFRPKRPWLLAGGLNADNILLALQTVHCDGFDVSSGVEISPGKKDLAKVRHLVSILNSYKSSLPSSN; encoded by the coding sequence ATGCGTCTGAAAATATGTGGTATAACAGAACTGGCCCAGGCAATAGCAATTGCCGAACTGGGTGTTGACACTCTAGGTTTCATCTGCGTTGCTGACTCCCCCCGTTACCTGGAGGCTACTAGGATACAACAGATAACCAGCAAACTGCCAAAACAGGTAAGCAAGATAGGAGTATTTGTCAACCAAACCGTAGAGACCATTGTAACAGTCCTAGAAACAGCAGGACTTACTGGCATTCAACTCCATGGAGACGAAACCCCCAGCCAGTGCGCCCAACTCAGGGAGATTTTGCCGCGGGTTGAGATTATCAAGGCCTTTCGTTACCGCGACAAGAAGTCCTTGGCTACACTGGAAGAATATCTCCCCTACATCGACACTATTCTAGTGGATACCTATCAGAAAAATGTCTATGGGGGCACGGGCAAAACCCTCGATTGGCAACAGTTAAGGGACTTTCGTCCCAAAAGGCCATGGTTGTTGGCTGGAGGCCTTAATGCCGACAATATTCTTTTGGCACTACAAACCGTCCACTGTGATGGTTTTGACGTCTCCAGTGGCGTGGAAATTAGTCCTGGCAAAAAAGACTTGGCCAAGGTGCGACACCTAGTTAGTATCCTAAATTCCTATAAGTCTTCACTCCCCTCTTCCAATTAG
- a CDS encoding NAD(P)-dependent oxidoreductase translates to MEKKLAFLGLGVMGKPMAENLQQAGCSLKAWNRTKNRPHLQNTFLPLVDTIAEAVAEADIIFTCLGGVPDVEEGLLGEAGVIHYARSSSLVVDFSTIGPRAAQAIAQKLATKGIHFLDAPVSGGDIGAKQGTLTIMVGGDKLDFDLCLPYFQILGKNITYCGPTGSGQAVKLCNQVLASLHMVALCEAITLAKIQNIDPQLVVRVCSTGAASSWALTNLGPKILQQDYQPGFMIKHILKDLRLVTEALQDTSYSLPGVQLARQLFETAARLIGQEGYNLGTQAMIRAYLGEDKDNLPG, encoded by the coding sequence ATGGAGAAAAAATTAGCCTTCTTGGGGTTAGGGGTGATGGGCAAACCCATGGCGGAAAACCTACAGCAGGCCGGGTGTAGTCTAAAAGCCTGGAATCGCACTAAAAATCGCCCCCATTTACAGAATACCTTCCTGCCACTAGTGGACACCATAGCAGAGGCGGTGGCAGAGGCAGATATTATCTTTACCTGCCTGGGGGGTGTGCCAGATGTAGAAGAGGGTTTATTAGGGGAGGCTGGAGTCATTCACTATGCCCGTTCCAGTAGTCTAGTAGTAGACTTTAGTACTATTGGTCCAAGGGCCGCACAGGCGATCGCCCAGAAGCTGGCCACCAAGGGTATTCATTTCCTGGATGCCCCCGTTTCAGGAGGCGACATTGGCGCAAAACAGGGCACCTTAACCATCATGGTGGGAGGAGATAAACTGGACTTTGACCTATGTCTCCCCTATTTCCAGATACTAGGCAAGAATATCACCTACTGTGGCCCCACGGGCAGTGGTCAGGCGGTCAAGTTATGTAACCAGGTGTTGGCCAGTCTACATATGGTCGCCCTCTGCGAGGCTATTACCCTCGCCAAGATCCAAAACATCGACCCTCAGTTGGTGGTTCGGGTTTGCAGTACGGGCGCCGCCTCCTCTTGGGCCTTAACCAATTTAGGGCCAAAGATACTACAACAAGACTACCAACCCGGTTTTATGATCAAACATATTCTCAAAGACCTACGTTTGGTTACAGAAGCCCTCCAAGACACCAGTTACTCTCTCCCCGGAGTACAGCTTGCCCGTCAACTGTTTGAAACTGCCGCCCGTCTCATTGGACAAGAAGGTTATAACCTTGGCACTCAGGCTATGATTCGTGCCTACCTGGGGGAGGACAAAGACAACCTTCCGGGCTAA
- the hemB gene encoding porphobilinogen synthase, whose translation MFPVNRPRRLRQNWQIRRMVQETVLTVNDLVYPLFVVPGEGVAKEVKSMPGVYQLSVDKIVEEAKEVYDLGIPAIILFGIPEEKDEQATGAWHDCGIVQRATEAVKKAVPELIVINDTCLCEYTIHGHCGYLEVGDLVGRVLNDPTLELLKKTAVSQARAGADIIAPSGMMDGMVKAIREALDENGFSHIPILSYAAKYASAYYGPFREAAESAPSFGDRRTYQMSPANSREALKEIQLDIEEGADMLMVKPALAYMDIIWQVKQATNLPVAAYNVSGEYSMIKAAALNGWIDEKKVTMETLLGFKRAGADIILTYHAKDAVRWLNEVTF comes from the coding sequence ATGTTCCCAGTAAACAGGCCGCGGCGTCTGCGTCAGAATTGGCAGATAAGACGCATGGTGCAAGAAACAGTACTGACGGTGAATGACCTGGTTTACCCATTGTTTGTGGTGCCGGGGGAGGGAGTAGCAAAAGAAGTAAAGTCAATGCCGGGGGTATATCAGCTGTCAGTAGACAAAATAGTAGAAGAGGCAAAGGAGGTATACGATTTGGGGATACCGGCAATAATCCTGTTTGGGATACCGGAAGAGAAGGACGAACAGGCTACAGGGGCATGGCATGACTGTGGTATAGTGCAAAGGGCTACAGAAGCAGTAAAAAAGGCGGTACCGGAGCTAATTGTCATTAACGACACCTGTCTTTGTGAATACACCATCCATGGACACTGTGGCTATCTGGAAGTGGGAGACTTAGTGGGTAGAGTTTTGAATGACCCTACTCTAGAATTATTAAAGAAGACAGCGGTATCACAGGCGAGGGCAGGGGCGGATATAATAGCCCCCTCGGGAATGATGGATGGGATGGTAAAGGCAATACGTGAGGCGTTGGACGAAAACGGCTTCAGTCACATACCGATTTTGTCCTATGCGGCTAAGTATGCATCTGCCTATTATGGGCCATTTAGGGAGGCGGCGGAGTCGGCCCCCAGTTTTGGCGATCGTCGTACCTACCAAATGAGTCCGGCTAATTCAAGGGAGGCATTGAAAGAAATCCAGTTGGACATAGAAGAGGGGGCGGACATGTTGATGGTAAAACCGGCCTTGGCATATATGGACATAATTTGGCAGGTGAAACAGGCTACCAATTTGCCGGTGGCGGCCTATAATGTGTCTGGGGAGTATTCAATGATCAAGGCGGCCGCCCTCAACGGTTGGATAGATGAAAAGAAGGTGACTATGGAAACCCTGCTGGGGTTTAAAAGGGCAGGTGCGGACATTATTTTAACCTATCATGCCAAGGATGCTGTGCGTTGGCTGAACGAGGTCACCTTCTAA